Within the Nocardioides humi genome, the region TCGGCGGCGAAGTCGACCACGGCGTCGCGGAGTTGTTTGTCGCAGGACCAGCGGAACCCGACGGCTCGGTGTTTGCCGGACTGGCGGGTCGAGGGTGCGGCGCCGGCCAGGCAGGTCAGCGATTCGGGGGTGGGGAATCTGGCTCGGCAGTCGCCGATCTCGGCCAGGAGGCGTGCGGCGCGGACGCGTCCGGCTTTGGGGAGGCTGGTGAAGATGTGCGCGTCGGTGTGTGCGTCGAGCTGCCGGTCGATCTGGGTCGAGAGGATCTTGATCTGCTCGACCAGAGTCAGCAGCAGCGTCACGTAGCTCGCGGTGATCGCAGCCTGGGTGGTGGCGTGGATGCCGGTGGCGCCCCTGGGCGCGTCCAGGAGCCGGGCGTGCAGCACGGCAGGGTCGGTGCGTCCGGAGTAGCCCTGTTTGGTCAGCCAGCCGCCGAGGCGTTGGGGGGTGAGCCAGTCGGCGCGGTCTTGGGTGTCGAACCGGGTCAGGAACGTCAAGGAGATCTCGGAGTCGATGTCGCGGAAGAGGCCGATGGCGCCTGGGAAGACGTTGCGCAGGTGGGCACGGAGCTGGTTGGCGACCGCGACGCGGTGTTTGACGAGGTCTTTGCGGGCACGGCAGGCGCGTCGCAGCGCGACCGTGTCGTCGCGGTCGGGGATCAGTGGGCGCAGTCGGGTCCGGTCGGTGCGCAGGGTGTCGGCCAGGACGTAGGCGTCGAAACGGTCGTCCTTGTTGCCGGCCGATCCGTAGCGGCCGCGCAGGTTCTTGACCTGGTTCGGGGAGATCACCACCACGCTCAGCCCGGCGGCCAGCAGTGTGTCGATGACGGGTCCGTCGGGTCGTTCGATCGCGACCTCGTCGACGCCGTGACGGCGCAGGAAGCCGACCAGTTCACGCAGGCCGCTTGCGGTGTGCTCGACCGTCGTGGTGGCGACCTTGCGGCCGCGTCCGTTGACGATGCAGGCGGCGTGGTCGTCACGGGCCCAGTCGATGCCCGCGGTCACGTCGTTGGGCGCGGTCTCGGGCAGGGTCACAGAACGTTGGCTACTCATGGATTCGGTCGGGGTTTTGCTGGCAGACTTCACGTCAGCCTCCTCGCTGCTCCAATCAGTGGGGAGGCACCCATTTCTTCGGGTGTCGCGATATCTCACGGTGCCGGGACGTGTCTGCCGGTTCGCTCACTGATCGGCGCTCGCGACCACGCTGATGCTCAGCAGCGGTCTTGGCGCACAGCCCTATCGACGGTCCACACGTCCCGGGCAACCACCAGATCCTGCAGATCTCATCGTGGACGTCCTTGGCGTCAAGCGAGCAGGGCAGTGACCTGGCGGCACCCGGGGTGCATCACCGCCTCATCTGGAAGCGATGACGTCAGGAAGGTAGTCCAGTGAGCCTCCCCGTCTGGCTGCGGCCGTGGTGGCCGCTGTTCAAGCGCCTGCACCTGCTGGTGACCCGGCTGCTCGGGCACCTGTTCCGCGCCGCGTCGCCGCTGCTCGGCCCGCGCGGCGTCCCCCGCCGGGCCACCGCCCACGCGACCGAGACCGCTGCCGAGCCCGGCGTCGTCCTCCATCCGGGCCGGCCCGAGGAGCCCTGGGTCCGGCCCGCGACCACCGGGGAGCCCGCCGGACACTGGGTCTTCACGGCGATCCACGAGGCCACCGAGCCGACCGCGAAGGTCCCGTGCACCACCATCCCGGCGACGTTCACGCTCGAGATCGCCGGCGGCCGGCTCACCGGCGACTACGCCGCGGCGACCACCCCGACCAAGGTGCTGGACCACGAGACCAGCACCTACTTCGGCGTCTTCGACTGGCGCGAGCACCCGATCTTCCTGCGACCCACGCTCGGCCCGACCGAGCACGTCGACGGCACCGTGCTCAGCCTGACCGCCCGCGGCACGTCCGAGAACTACTACCACTTCCTCTACGACGCCCTCGGCCGGCTGGCCGTGCTCGAGGAGACGATGGGGGAGCAGGCGCTGAAGGAGGCCGACGCGGTCGTCGTACCGCACCGGACGCGGTACCAGCGGCAGCTGCTCGAGCTGGCCGGCGTCACCACCCGGCTGATCCAGCCCGAGCGCGGGCGGACCGTCTCCGCCGACCGGCTGCTCGTGCCGAGCAACCCCAACTGGGCGCTGCAGGCTCCGCCGTCGACCGTCGCGTGGCTGCGCGACCGGCTGCCGCCCTCCGGCGCGACCGGCGCCCCGCGGCGGCTCTACGTCACCCGCGGCAGCACCCCCCGCACCCGCCGGTACGTCGAGGAGGCGGCCCTGTGGCCCGAGCTGGAGCGCCGCGGGTTCACCCGGATCGACCCTGGACAGCACAGCGTCCAGGAGCAGATCGACCTGTTCCACGGCGCGGAGGCCGTCGTCTCGCCGCACGGCGCCGCCCTGACCAATCTCACCTTCGCCCGGCCCGGCGTGCGGGTGCTGGAGCTGTTCGCGTCGACGTACGTGCACCTCGGGCTGTGGGCGATCTGCCAGGCCGTCGGCGCCGACTACCGCTACCTCGTCGCCGAGCCGGCGAGCGGGCCCGACGGCCCGAACCAGGGCGTCCTCGACGACGTCACCATCCCTCCCGCGCGGGTGCTGGCGTCCGTGGACGCCCTGCTCGCGGACCTCTAGAGATCTAAGGTGTGGCCGTGAACGACGCGAACGACGCAGATCCGACGTTCCGCCCGGGCGAGACCCTCTCCCGGCTCTACCCGGAGGTCCGCGCCGGGGGATACACCCGGCACGACGGGTTCATCGAGTTCTACACGCGGGTCAACGCGCTGCTCGACGCCGACAGCCGGGTCCTCGACTTCGGGGCCGGTCGCGGGCTGTGGGCGATCGAGCCGTTCCCCGAGCTGCACCGCCGGCTCCGCGGCTTCCACGAGCGGGTGGCCGAGGTGCACGGCGTCGACGTCGATCCGGTCGTCCTCGACAACCCGACCCTGAAGTCCGCGCAGGTGATCGAGCCCGGCGGCTCGCTGCCCTTCGAGGACGCCGGCTTCGACCTCGTGGTCGCCGACCACGTGCTCGAGCACATCGCCGAGGAGGACGCGGTCCGGGTCTCCGCCGAGCTGCTCCGTGTGCTCCGGCCCGGCGGCTGGCTGGCCGCCCGGACCCCCAACAAGTGGGGGATGATCGGCATCGGCGCGCGCGCCGTGCCCAACGACCTGCACACCCGGGTCCTCAAGCGGCTCCAGCCCGACCGCAAGGCCGAGGACGTCTTCCCGGTCCGCTACAGCATGAACACCCGCCGCGCCCTGTCCGCGCTCTTCCCGCCGCCGAACGAGCTCGTGGTCTACGGCCACGCCTCCGAGCCGACGTACTTCGGCTCCCACGCGCCCGCCTGGCGGGTCGCCCAGCTCGTCGACCGGCTCACCCCGCCGGCGCTGGCGCCGACGCTGATGGTGTTCGTGCGGAAGGGCTGAGCCCGGAACCTCAGGCCCGGCGCCGGCCGGACCCGGCCTTCGCCTTGTCCGAGCGACCAGCGGGGCTGGTCTCCTCGTAGTAATAGTAGTAATACGAGCCGATCGCGCGCTTGGCGACCATGTTGACCACGACGCCGTAGAGGCGGGCGCCGACCTGGTTGAGCCGGTTGATCGCCTCGTTGACCTGGTCCTTGGTGGTCTTGGCGTGCCGCACGACGATGATCACGCCGTCCGCGAGCTTGGCCAGCACCGACGCGTCGGCGACGGGGAGCAGCGGCGGGGCGTCGATGATCACCATGTCGTACGACGACCGCAGCCGCCGGATCAGGTCGTGGGTGATCTTCGACTGCAGGATCTCGGTCGGGTTCGGCGGCTTGGCGCCGCTGGCGAGGACGTGGAGGCCGCTGGCCTCGTGGACCTGGATCGCGTCGTGGATCTCGGTCTTGCCGACGAGCGCGGTCGTGAGGCCGATCGCGGGGTCGAGGCCGAGGGTGCTCGCGACGCGCGGCCGGCGGAGGTCGGCGTCGATGATCAGCGTGTTGCGGCCGGTCTGGGCGAGCGCGACGGCGAGGTTGGTCGAGGTCATCGTCTTGCCCTCGCCGGGCACGGCGCTGCTGATCACCAGGCAGCGCGGCTGGTGGTCCAGGTCGATGAACTGCAGGTTGGTGCGCAGCAGGCGGAACGCCTCGGTCCGGGCCGCGAAGCCGCCGAGGTCGGTGAGCAGCGGCGCGGCACGGATGTCGCCGTCGAAGCCGATGCTGGCCAGCACCGGCGACTCGGTGAGCTCGGCGACGTGGTCGGCGGTGCGGATCGTGCGGTCCAGGATCTCCCGGGCCACCGCCAGGCCGATGCCGAGCAGCACGCCGATCAGCCCGGCGACCACGAGGTTGAGCACGACGTCGGGGCTCACCTGGTTGGCGTTGTACGACGCCTTGTCGGTGATCTGCGCCCGGATCTGCGACTCGTCGGTGCTGCCCCCGGGCGTCTCCAGCCCGGCGACGTACGTCGTGAACTCCTCGGTCGTGACGTCGGCGATCGTCTGGGCGTCGCGCGGGTTCTCGTCCCTGACGGTGATCTGGATGAGCGAGGTGCTCTCCACGACCTTGGCGTCGATCCGCGACGCGAGGGCCTCGGGAGTCATGTCGAGGTCGAGCTGGTCGATGACCCGCTCGGCGAGCTCGGTGCTCTTCACGACCGTGGCGTAGGACGCCGCGCGGTTGGACGCGAACAGCAGGGCGGCGTACGCGTCGGTCGTGTCCCGGACGTCGACGGTCAGGAAGATCTGGGTCTTCGACTCGTACATCGGGGTGCGCGTGAACGTGATCGCGGCGCTGACGCCGAGCGCGAGCAGGATGATGGTCACGATGCTCATCCAACGGCGCCGCAGCACCGTCAGAAACTGCTTGAAGTCCAAGTCCCATCCCTTGCTCGTGACCTGCGTCCCGACCCGACCGACTGCCGATCCTAGGACACGCCCCTGTTCCCAACGCTCCGCACGGTCGTTGGTCACTGTGCCATGGGGCCCGATCGGCCGCTGCTAGTCTCGCGGGCATGTCGCCCGAGATCCGGCGTCGGCGCCGGTCTCGCGGCTTCCGGCGGCTGCTGCGGCAGGGACGCCGGTTCCGGCAGGACCACCCCCGCTGGACCGTCACGATCGGGGTCGGCGCGGTCGTGCTCGCGTGTCTCGGCTGGTCGCTGTGGGTCGTCCTCGGCGCGAGCCGGGACCTGAAGGAGGTCGACCGGCAGGCGCGGGTGATGCGGGCCGCGCTGATCCGCGGCGACGCGGCCGGTGCGCGGGCCGCGCTCGAGGCCTACCAGGAAGCCGCCGACCGGGCCGACGCCACGACCCACGGGGTCACCTGGTCGGTCTTCGGCGCGTTCCCGCTGCTCGGCGACGACGCCGACGGCGTGGCGACCGTCGCCGCCGTGCTGGCCGACCTGGGTCGCGAGGGCCTCACCCCCGTGGCGGACGCCGCGGACGAGGTGACGGCCGAGAGCTTCCAGCCGGTCGACCACACCTTCCCGCTGGAGAAGATCGCGGCGCTCGAGGAGCCGGCGGCCCGCAGCGAGCGGGCGTTCGACGCCGCCAGCGAGCGGCTCGCGAAGGTCGACTCGTCGGGCTTCGCCGGACCGATCGCCTCGGCCTTCGACAGCCTGGAGGAGCTGGTCGACGACGCCCGCAGCACCCTGCAGTCGACGTACCGCGCCGCACGGCTGATGCCGGTCGTGCTCGGCCAGGGGGAGCCCCGCAACTACCTGCTCGTGCTCCAGAACAACGCCGAGTCGCGCAGCAGCGGCGGCCTGCCGGGCTCCCTGTCGCTGATCCGGGCCCAGGGCGGCGAGGTGCGGATCACCGACCAGGTCGACATGGCCGAGTTGGGCGCGACGCCGGAGCCGGTGCTGCCGCTCACCGACGAGGAGGAGGCGCTGTTCGGGCGGATCCTCGGCACCGTCGGGGTCGACGCCACGCTGACGCCGGACTTCCCCCGCGCCGCCGACCTGATCCGCGCGCGCTGGCAGGAGGTGAGGGGGCAGCGGGTCGACGGCGTCCTGTTCGTCGACCCGGTCGTCGTGTCGTACCTCCTGCGCGCGATCGGGGAGGTGCCTGTCCCCGGGTACGCGCCGGTGACCGCGGCCAACGTGGTGGCCCGCGTGGAGAACGAGATCTACGCGCTGACGCCCGGCACCACGGAGCAGAGCGACTACCAGGAGGCGGTGGCGAAGGCGGTCTTCGACGTCTTCTCCGACGGGTACGGCAGCTCCGCCGAGGTCATCCGCGCGCTCGTCGCCGGCGTCCAGGAGGGGAGGGTGCGGATGCACTTCTTCTCCGACGACGCCCAGGGCGAGATCGCCGGCACCCGGATCGCGGGGGAGTTCGTCGACCGCACCAGCGGTCCGCCCGTGGTCGGGGTCTACGTCAACGACGCCGGCCCGACGAAGATGCAGTACTACCTGCGCCAGCGGGCCCAGCTCTACTCCCGCCGGTGCACCGACGGGCGCCAGGAGCTCGGCACGTCCATCACCTTCAGCAACGCCACCCCGCCACGCGCCGACACCCTGCCCGACACGATCACGGGCGAGTTCTACCCCGGCAACCGCACCGACCCCGGCCAGCAGCTCCTCGTCGTCTACGTCAGCGCCCCCGTCGGCGGCGAGGTGGTGTCGGTGTCCGTCGACGGGCAGGCGGCGGGCAGCCCGACGGTGACGACCTACGCCGGCCGCGAGGTCGCGACGATCGGCGTGCTGCTCGACCCCGGCCAGTCCCAGACCGTCGACGTCCTGCTCCGGTCGGGGAAGGGCCAGGAGGACGACCCCCACCTGGAGATGTCGCCCGGCGCGACGCCCGGCAGCTCCAACGCGACCGCCCGCTCGGCCTGCCGCGCGCGCTGACGCGGCGCCCCCTCCTCTTTACCTTTCTCTTTACCTTCGCGTCACCGGCGCGCCACGGATCAACGGCGTTGACGTCACCCGGGCCCAGGAGCATCGCTGCCCGTGCCCCTCACCCTCCCGGTGGCGCGACGGGAAGCCGCATGATCGCGGCGCACCCGTTCGGCGACCCGCAGACCGTCGAGGTCGCCGCCGATGCCGGCGACCCGGCCGTCGTCCACGTCACCTGGAAGGTCGGCGCCGCGGACGACCTCACCCTGCTGGGCATCCACCTCGGCGTGCTGCCGGCAGACCGGGTGATGCTCGACGGCGCCATCACCTACGACGACGGCGACGCCGCCCTCGTGCAGCAGGCCCCGCAGGTCGAGGCCTACCTCCTCGAGCACGTCGTGGTGAGCACCGCGGGCGAGCAGTGCCCCGGCGCGGTGGCCGCGACCGGCGACCTCATCGCCGCCGGCGCCGACCTCGTGTTCACCTGCCCCGAGCCGCCCGAGGTCGCGACGGTCGCGGTCAGCACGCTCACCGACCTGCACCCGGCGTACCGCACCCTCGCCACCGGGCCCGACGGCCAGCACCAGGTCTACGGGACCGACGCGCCCAGCCACGACTGGTCGCTCGACCTTCCCGGCGCCGCCGGCGGCACCGGCGCCGGCGGCGCCGGGACCAGTGCCGCCCTCCAGATCGGCGGCGTCCTCGGCGCCGCCCTGCTCGTCGCCGTCGCCGGGACCCTCGTGGCCCGGCGCCGCCGCCGGATTCCCGCCCACCCCACCCCCTAAGGAGACGTCGTGCCCGCACGACCGATGCGCAGGCTCCGGTTGCTGACCTCCGTGGTCGCCGTGACCGTCGCCGCGGGTGGCCTGCTGGCCACACCGAGCCAGGCTGCACCTCCCGCAGCCCCGACCCTGCTGCCGGACGCCCCGGCAGCCGCGGCCGCCGAACCGGCGCCGAACCCGGACATCCTCGACGTCAGCTTCCCGGACGGCGTGCCGACCGACGCCGCCCAGTCGCTCGCGCCGATCACCTACGGCACCCCGACCTTCGGCACCGACCCCACGCAGGGCCCGGTCATGACCGTGGACGGCGTCGACGACGCGGTCGGCTTCCCGTTCGAGGACGAGTGGCCCAAGCTCACCACCGGCGTCAGCGTCGAGTGCGTGTTCCGCGTCGACACCACGATGCCGGTGTCCAACGAGAAGGACCTGTGCTCCGACAAGGAGGCCGGCGGCATCTCGATGTACGTCACCGGCGGCAACCTCGGCTTCATGGCCTACGTCGGCGGCGCCTACCGCAGCGCTCTGACGCCCATCGACGGCAACCGCTGGTACCACGCCGTCGCGACCTGGGACGGCAGCCAGATCCGGCTCTACGTCAACGGCCAGCTCGCGCAGACCACGGCGGCCAGCGGCGCGCTCACCTTCCCGGTGGCGACCGCGCGGCGCTTCATCGTCGGTGCCGACGCCAGCCCCACCGGGATCGGCCAGCCGGCTCCGCCGAGCACCTTCGCGGCTTCGGGCGTCTTCTCGCGCGCGGTGTCGGCCGACGAGGTGCGGGCGCTGGCCGCGGAGTGGGACACCAGCGTCCCGGTCCCGCAGGCCGACGTGCTCGACGTCGACTTCGCCGACGGGACCCCCACCGAGCGGGTCCGCGGCCTCGAGGTGAGGACCTTCGGGAGCCCGACCATCGCCCACGACAGCGCCCTCGGCCGTGACGTCGTCACCTTCGACGGCGACGACGCCTACGGCTACGCCCTCACCCCGCACTGGGGCGAGATCAGCAGCGCGGTGAGCATCGAGTGCACCTTCCGCTACACCGGCGCGCTGCCGCCGTCCGCGGAGGTCGACCTGTGCTCCGGCAAGGAGGCCGGCGGCTACTCGATCTACATCAACGACGACAAGGTCGGCCTGATGGCGCACATCGGCGGTGGCTACAAGACCGCGCGCGCCACCATCGTGCCCAACCGCTGGTACCACGTCGTCGGCGTGTGGAACGGCACCGACATCAAGCTGTACGTCGACGGCGTGCTCGCCGCGACGACGGCCGCCACCGGAGCCCTCACGCTGCCGGCCGCCACCGCCCGCGCGTGGACGCTCGGCGCGGACTCCTCGCCCAACGCCGGCGCCCAGTTCTACGCCCCGGCCAAGCTGGCGAACGCGCGCATCTACGGCCGGGCGCTGACCGACACCGAGATCCGGGCGCTCGACATCGCCGCCTTCGGCGACCACCCGGACGCCGGGGTCGCGCTGAACGGCTCGGTGCCGGCCGCCGGCGACCACCTCTCCGCGCCGGTCGAGCTCGACCTCGACATCGCGAACGAGGACAACGCCACCGGCTGGACCCACCTGCTCGACGGCGACCCGATCGCCGAGGGCGACCTGGTCGGCCCCGGCCTGAAGGCCGGCCCGCACACGATCACCGTCACCGCGGTCGACGTGTTCGGCAAGGAGATCGCGCTCGAGATCCCGTTCACCTCCGACGCCATCCCCACCGGCGGCGGCACCGGCTCCGGCGAGGGCAAGGGCGTCGTCCAGCTCTCCGCCATCGCCACCAGCCCCGACGGCGGCGACGTCTCCACGACCTTCCGTGAGGCCACCGCCACGGTCGCCGACGGCGGCGTCCAGGGCGTGGTCAAGCAGGTGCCGGCCACCCTCGGGTTCGAGATCGAGGACGAGCAGCCCATCCCCGGCCGGCTGGTCCCCGACGACGACAACCTGGAGTCCAGCGCCACCAGCGGCGACCTCCCCGTCCAGCGGTTCGACGTCGAGGTCGGCGAGGCCGTCACCGGACAGCAGGTCGTCTGGAAGGGCGTCGTCGACCCCGAGCGGTCAGTCACGCTGCGGGCCTGGAACACCGAGACCTCCCGCTGGGTCGAGCTCGCCACCGCGCGCGGCGTACGCGACGGCGACACCGTCCTCAACGCCGTGCTGCGCCCGGCGATGGTCGACGACGGCACCGTGCACCTGCTGGTGCTGGGCACCGACCCGTTCGCCGACGACCTCGCGCCGCGCGACGAGCGGGCGGCCGAGAGCAAGGACAGCTTCGAGGACCCCGACGACTACGACTTCTCGCTCGCCCACTTCACCGACACCCAGTACCTCGCCGAGGGCGCCGCGGGCGGCACCTACGACGACTGGGACGGCGTGGTGGAGGACGCCGACCTGATGAAGGCCGAGGAGCAGGCGATCTGGGCCCGCGCGTACGAGGCGACCACCGAGTGGATCGCCGAGCAGGCCGGTCCCCGCAAGATCGCGTGGGCGGGCCACACCGGCGACGTGATCGAGAACGACTACTACGACCCGCTCTCCACCGACGGCTCCGGGAACCTGCTGTACCCCGGGCTCGACGAGCAGGTCACCCGGGAGTTCGAGTTCACCTCCGGTGCCCAGGCGACGCTCGACGCCTCGGGCATCCCCAACCAGGTGATCGCGGGCAACCACGACAACCAGCTCGGCAACGAGACCGGCCCGACCTCGCGGTTCAACCAGTACTACGGGCCGGACCGGTACTACAGCGCCTCCCAGTCGTGGCCGGCCGGTGCGTCGTACCACGCCTGGGACGAGACGACCGACACC harbors:
- a CDS encoding IS110 family transposase, encoding MTLPETAPNDVTAGIDWARDDHAACIVNGRGRKVATTTVEHTASGLRELVGFLRRHGVDEVAIERPDGPVIDTLLAAGLSVVVISPNQVKNLRGRYGSAGNKDDRFDAYVLADTLRTDRTRLRPLIPDRDDTVALRRACRARKDLVKHRVAVANQLRAHLRNVFPGAIGLFRDIDSEISLTFLTRFDTQDRADWLTPQRLGGWLTKQGYSGRTDPAVLHARLLDAPRGATGIHATTQAAITASYVTLLLTLVEQIKILSTQIDRQLDAHTDAHIFTSLPKAGRVRAARLLAEIGDCRARFPTPESLTCLAGAAPSTRQSGKHRAVGFRWSCDKQLRDAVVDFAADSRHANPWAADYYNRARARGHDHAHAVRILARAWLHIIWHCWQDNLAYNPETHRALQRVITQQNKAA
- a CDS encoding polysaccharide biosynthesis tyrosine autokinase gives rise to the protein MTNDRAERWEQGRVLGSAVGRVGTQVTSKGWDLDFKQFLTVLRRRWMSIVTIILLALGVSAAITFTRTPMYESKTQIFLTVDVRDTTDAYAALLFASNRAASYATVVKSTELAERVIDQLDLDMTPEALASRIDAKVVESTSLIQITVRDENPRDAQTIADVTTEEFTTYVAGLETPGGSTDESQIRAQITDKASYNANQVSPDVVLNLVVAGLIGVLLGIGLAVAREILDRTIRTADHVAELTESPVLASIGFDGDIRAAPLLTDLGGFAARTEAFRLLRTNLQFIDLDHQPRCLVISSAVPGEGKTMTSTNLAVALAQTGRNTLIIDADLRRPRVASTLGLDPAIGLTTALVGKTEIHDAIQVHEASGLHVLASGAKPPNPTEILQSKITHDLIRRLRSSYDMVIIDAPPLLPVADASVLAKLADGVIIVVRHAKTTKDQVNEAINRLNQVGARLYGVVVNMVAKRAIGSYYYYYYEETSPAGRSDKAKAGSGRRRA
- a CDS encoding LamG-like jellyroll fold domain-containing protein, with product MPARPMRRLRLLTSVVAVTVAAGGLLATPSQAAPPAAPTLLPDAPAAAAAEPAPNPDILDVSFPDGVPTDAAQSLAPITYGTPTFGTDPTQGPVMTVDGVDDAVGFPFEDEWPKLTTGVSVECVFRVDTTMPVSNEKDLCSDKEAGGISMYVTGGNLGFMAYVGGAYRSALTPIDGNRWYHAVATWDGSQIRLYVNGQLAQTTAASGALTFPVATARRFIVGADASPTGIGQPAPPSTFAASGVFSRAVSADEVRALAAEWDTSVPVPQADVLDVDFADGTPTERVRGLEVRTFGSPTIAHDSALGRDVVTFDGDDAYGYALTPHWGEISSAVSIECTFRYTGALPPSAEVDLCSGKEAGGYSIYINDDKVGLMAHIGGGYKTARATIVPNRWYHVVGVWNGTDIKLYVDGVLAATTAATGALTLPAATARAWTLGADSSPNAGAQFYAPAKLANARIYGRALTDTEIRALDIAAFGDHPDAGVALNGSVPAAGDHLSAPVELDLDIANEDNATGWTHLLDGDPIAEGDLVGPGLKAGPHTITVTAVDVFGKEIALEIPFTSDAIPTGGGTGSGEGKGVVQLSAIATSPDGGDVSTTFREATATVADGGVQGVVKQVPATLGFEIEDEQPIPGRLVPDDDNLESSATSGDLPVQRFDVEVGEAVTGQQVVWKGVVDPERSVTLRAWNTETSRWVELATARGVRDGDTVLNAVLRPAMVDDGTVHLLVLGTDPFADDLAPRDERAAESKDSFEDPDDYDFSLAHFTDTQYLAEGAAGGTYDDWDGVVEDADLMKAEEQAIWARAYEATTEWIAEQAGPRKIAWAGHTGDVIENDYYDPLSTDGSGNLLYPGLDEQVTREFEFTSGAQATLDASGIPNQVIAGNHDNQLGNETGPTSRFNQYYGPDRYYSASQSWPAGASYHAWDETTDTEGEVSTPGRDNQNNYVLFSAGGLDFVAVGLSYGVTQAEADWASSVFARYPDRNGILLTHAYIAPSTAPDGRGASFSGDGSKLYDEVVTANPNVFLILAGHEHGVGTNLKTGIGATVQHNVVELLADYQFYKVSAGELWPDLVDSAGNIDLDGDGATDHKASDLLQFGASWLRLLQFDVDRSEVSIDTYSPMFDDFGATEYDDRNRYNGAEDNLVLPVDLSSRSTTFSTDGLTVVTPTDTVIGTQTARSGWPATVEWRGLAEGEVYAWTAESRVASSGEQIGAIRQFGTVFRASAAGTDVTAPTLEVPDGTTVRVGESFDPLAGVSATDDTDGDITDRVQVVGEVDTGTAGSYALTYVVADANGNQVVAPRVVRVVEAVDDRTVTTVSVGNVSVAFGQELTLTAQVGPSAATGLVRFLNGEEVLCEASAAGGVATCTVRTLPPPGDYVIVASYAGDEDHQESQRSFVLAVKDAPVAGKADPQLRAKAKKATLARGKAPVLKAKLAPGATGRVVFKSGGRTLCVAKVRDGVAKCKAPKSLRPGIWKVKAKYAGDASYTADKVVFTFRRR
- a CDS encoding DUF4012 domain-containing protein: MSPEIRRRRRSRGFRRLLRQGRRFRQDHPRWTVTIGVGAVVLACLGWSLWVVLGASRDLKEVDRQARVMRAALIRGDAAGARAALEAYQEAADRADATTHGVTWSVFGAFPLLGDDADGVATVAAVLADLGREGLTPVADAADEVTAESFQPVDHTFPLEKIAALEEPAARSERAFDAASERLAKVDSSGFAGPIASAFDSLEELVDDARSTLQSTYRAARLMPVVLGQGEPRNYLLVLQNNAESRSSGGLPGSLSLIRAQGGEVRITDQVDMAELGATPEPVLPLTDEEEALFGRILGTVGVDATLTPDFPRAADLIRARWQEVRGQRVDGVLFVDPVVVSYLLRAIGEVPVPGYAPVTAANVVARVENEIYALTPGTTEQSDYQEAVAKAVFDVFSDGYGSSAEVIRALVAGVQEGRVRMHFFSDDAQGEIAGTRIAGEFVDRTSGPPVVGVYVNDAGPTKMQYYLRQRAQLYSRRCTDGRQELGTSITFSNATPPRADTLPDTITGEFYPGNRTDPGQQLLVVYVSAPVGGEVVSVSVDGQAAGSPTVTTYAGREVATIGVLLDPGQSQTVDVLLRSGKGQEDDPHLEMSPGATPGSSNATARSACRAR
- a CDS encoding glycosyltransferase family 61 protein, which produces MSLPVWLRPWWPLFKRLHLLVTRLLGHLFRAASPLLGPRGVPRRATAHATETAAEPGVVLHPGRPEEPWVRPATTGEPAGHWVFTAIHEATEPTAKVPCTTIPATFTLEIAGGRLTGDYAAATTPTKVLDHETSTYFGVFDWREHPIFLRPTLGPTEHVDGTVLSLTARGTSENYYHFLYDALGRLAVLEETMGEQALKEADAVVVPHRTRYQRQLLELAGVTTRLIQPERGRTVSADRLLVPSNPNWALQAPPSTVAWLRDRLPPSGATGAPRRLYVTRGSTPRTRRYVEEAALWPELERRGFTRIDPGQHSVQEQIDLFHGAEAVVSPHGAALTNLTFARPGVRVLELFASTYVHLGLWAICQAVGADYRYLVAEPASGPDGPNQGVLDDVTIPPARVLASVDALLADL
- a CDS encoding class I SAM-dependent methyltransferase — protein: MNDANDADPTFRPGETLSRLYPEVRAGGYTRHDGFIEFYTRVNALLDADSRVLDFGAGRGLWAIEPFPELHRRLRGFHERVAEVHGVDVDPVVLDNPTLKSAQVIEPGGSLPFEDAGFDLVVADHVLEHIAEEDAVRVSAELLRVLRPGGWLAARTPNKWGMIGIGARAVPNDLHTRVLKRLQPDRKAEDVFPVRYSMNTRRALSALFPPPNELVVYGHASEPTYFGSHAPAWRVAQLVDRLTPPALAPTLMVFVRKG